Proteins from a single region of Prinia subflava isolate CZ2003 ecotype Zambia chromosome 10, Cam_Psub_1.2, whole genome shotgun sequence:
- the CRYZ gene encoding quinone oxidoreductase — MAATRSVMRAVRVFEFGGPEVLKLQSDVLVPLPKENQVLIKVHACGVNPVETYIRSGTYARKPALPYTPGSDVAGVVESVGEHVTAFKKGDKVFTLETLSGGYAEYAVAAANRVFPLPDKLDFRQGAAIGVPYFTAYRALFQKGCAKAGESVLVHGASGGVGLAACQIARACGLKVLGTAGTEEGMNMILRNGAHHAFNHRDPNYTEKIKACTGPGGVDIIIEMLSNVNLDADLQLLSRAGRVMVVGCRGRIEINPRDTMSKESSIIGVSLFLATEEERQECATALLDGVEAGWLKPVVGLEYPLEKVAKAHEDIICSSGARGKMVLLL, encoded by the exons ATGGCAGCCACCAGGAGCGTGATGAGAGCGGTCCGAGTGTTTGAATTTGGTGGCCCTGAAGTGCTTAAACTCCAGTCAGATGTGTTAGTTCCTCTTCCAAAAGAAAACCAG GTATTAATTAAAGTCCATGCCTGTGGGGTGAATCCTGTTGAGACATATATTCGTTCTGGGACTTATGCCAGGAAACCAGCTTTACCCTACACTCCTGGCTCGGATGTGGCTGGGGTGGTTGAAAGTGTTGGGGAGCACGTGACTGCATTCAAG AAAGGTGACAAAGTTTTCACCCTTGAAACACTTTCTGGAGGATATGCAGAGTATGCAGTTGCTGCAGCCAACAGAGTCTTTCCTTTGCCAGACAAACTGGACTTTAGGCAGGGAGCAGCGATTGGAGTGCCCTACTTCACTGCCTACCGGGCCCTTTTCCAGAA AGGCTGTGCCAAAGCAGGGGAAAGCGTGCTGGTGCATGGTGCTAGTGGGGGG gTGGGACTAGCAGCATGTCAGATTGCCAGAGCTTGTGGTTTGAAGGTTTTGGGCACAGCAGGAACTGAGGAGGGCATGAATATGATCCTGAGAAATGGTGCTCACCACGCCTTTAATCACAGAGACCCGAATTACACCGAGAAAATTAAG GCGTGCACAGGGCCGGGGGGAGTCGATATCATCATAGAAATGCTCTCTAATGTCAACCTGGATGCTGACTTGCAGCTGCTGTCCCGCGCAGGGAGGGTGATG GTCGTGGGCTGCAGAGGACGCATCGAGATCAACCCAAGAGACACAATGAGCAAAGAGTCCAGCATAATCGGAGTGAGTCTGTTTCTTGCAACTGAG gaggaaaggcaggaatgtgCCACAGCACTCCTTGATGGTGTAGAAGCTGGCTGGCTGAAACCTGTTGTGGGCTTGGAATATCCCCTGGAGAAAGTAGCCAAGGCTCATGAAGACATTATTTGTAGCAGTGGTGCCCGAGGGAAGATGGTGCTACTTCTATAA
- the TYW3 gene encoding tRNA wybutosine-synthesizing protein 3 homolog translates to MAAFARRKAQRLARPDPSRKRVLDARAAELVRLLNARERFCTTSSCDGRVTVTDTAGAGIQKKNCTWLLVTHDPCVKGDVMTALEKATGDVVFKFEPFVLHVLCRELQDAQLLHSVAVDSGFRNSGITVGRGGKITMAVRSTHCLEVPLSHKGRLMVSEEYIEFLVHVANQKMEENIRRIDRFHKGLELALGAAVPADALFPEGPEKSRSVYVHRRKRRTAQEQADPSRGLEPQDDPESSLDLFAEIMI, encoded by the exons ATGGCGGCGTTCGCGCGGCGCAAGGCGCAGCGGCTCGCGCGGCCCGACCCCAGCCGGAAGCGCGTGCTGGACGCGCGAGCCGCGGAGCTCGTGCGGCTCCTGAACGCGCGCGAGCGCTTCTGCACCACGAGCTCGTGCGACGGGAGGGTCACCGTGACG GACACGGCCGGCGCGGGGATCCAGAAGAAGAACTGCACGTGGCTCCTGGTAACGCACGACCCGTGTGTCAAGGGCGATGTG ATGACAGCACTAGAGAAAGCTACTGGTGATGTTGTGTTCAAGTTTGAACCATTTGTTCTTCACGTGCTGTGTCGGGAGCTGCAGGATGCACAGCTGCTG CATTCAGTGGCTGTTGACTCTGGGTTCAGAAACTCTGGTATTACAGttggcagaggaggaaaaatcaCAATG GCTGTGCGGAGCACTCACTGCTTAGAAGTTCCATTGAGCCACAAAGGGAGATTGATGGTCTCCGAAGAATATATTGAATTTCTGGTACATGTAGCCaatcagaaaatggaagaaaacataAGGAGGATTGACAG ATTCCACAAAGGCTTGGAgctggctctgggagctgctgtccctgcagacgCCTTGTTCCCCGAGGGGCCGGAGAAGAGCCGCTCCGTGTACGTGCACAGAAGGAAGAGACGGACTGCTCAGGAGCAGGCTGATCccagcagagggctggaacCCCAGGATGATCCTGAGAGCAGTCTTGATTTGTTTGCTGAAATCATGATATAG
- the LOC134555340 gene encoding uncharacterized protein LOC134555340: MAAAAAARQCPDTGNARGTAKAGHRLGNARAPARQCPGTAKPGHRHGKPRAPARQCPGTGSAKPRHGKAPARQSPGTGTAMPAAPAIPAVQQSPRHRRCRRVPGVARRRREGGKDGGRDGREEGRDMRGRGKRETEGGRCSTRRLRGDTESQNLRILGAGRDLCTVQVSKPLPRQGHLEQVTQERIQVGLECLQRGKLHTLPRQLFRSSATRHGQKFFLMVR, translated from the exons atggcggcggcggcggcggctcggcAATGCCCGGACACCGGCAATGCCCGCGGCACGGCAAAGGCCGGGCACCGGCTCGGCAATGCCCGGGCACCGGCACGGCAATGCCC CGGCACGGCAAAGCCCGGGCACCGGCACGGCAAACCCCGGGCACCGGCTCGGCAATGCCCGGGCACCGGCTCGGCAAAGCCCCGGCACGGCAAAGCCCCGGCACGGCAAAGCCCGGGCACCGGCACGGCAATGCCCGCGGCACCGGCAATACCAGCCGTACAGCAAAGCCCGCGGCaccggcgctgccgccgcgtCCCGGGCGTCGCCAGGAGAcggcgggagggagggaaggacgGAGGGAGGGACGGAcgggaggaagggagagacatgagagggagggggaaacGAGAGACGGAAGGGGGCCGGTGCTCCACCCGCCGCCTCCGCGGcgacacagaatcacagaacctcAGAATTcttggggctggaagggacctctgcaCAGTCCAAGTGTCCAAGcctctgccaaggcagggtcacctagaacaggtgacacaggaacgcATACAGGTGGGtctggaatgtctccagagagggaaactccacaccctccccaggcagctcttTCGGAGCTCTGCCACCCGCCACGGacagaagttcttcctcatggtGCGGTAG